Sequence from the Ammospiza caudacuta isolate bAmmCau1 chromosome 9, bAmmCau1.pri, whole genome shotgun sequence genome:
AACTCCACTTCTCTGGAGCTCTTgtgaaaagaaaccaaaccaaaacagaaagcCTCAAAGAGATACTCAATTCCTACCCTTCGTGGTGTGTTTATCCATGCCAGATGAGTAAAATGAGAGTCCACTGAAACTGCCACCACTTCACAGTTCACATCACGAAATTCTTTTGCTTTGTTGCTGAAGGCCACAATTTCTGTGGGGCAGACAAAGGTGCTGTAGGAAGAGAGATCAGGCTGTAATAATTCTGCCATCTTCTCTAGAGAAGACTCATGTCTGTTTCTAGGCATTTTCTTTAGACTGATAATTTTAGCCATGTTTCCTGCTCAAAATTAGTTTCAGTCTCAAACCAACAGTCACAGCCGCACAGCTGGCACACCAGTTACCATCTCTGAGTTCTAGACAGATTCCTCACAAAGATGGAGAAACTGCCTCTGCTAGAGACTCTCTCGACAGAGAGTTTTTGGGAACTATAGCAGAAAGATCTGCAGGTTAAACCCTTCTCCATGTGCCCACCTGCACCAAGATACTCTCGGCAATTCAAGTCTTCCGAGCAGACTGACCCCCATCCTATCATGTTTTGCTCTAAAGCTGTTAGCTGCAGTTCTGCTGGCCTTGCTTCTTCAAGGACAGAGTCTCCAAGGCAGTCCCAAATTATAAGGCAATGTCCTCACCCCTGGGATCTGAGTGTAACAGGAACCACAGCCAGCTCCTGATGCAGGCCCTGCAGCTAGAAGATGCTCTCCAGCCCCTTTATCCACTGCTTTAACACACAATGGCCGTGTGCCTCCGATCTTATCGCTGACGCCCTAGAAACAGGCACATCTGCCCTGCAAGACTGGCCCAAATCGAACAAACCCAGAACGACCTGCAGCGCCTGTGATGACCTTCAGCAGGACCTTCAGCAGGCCCATCGGGAAAGGGAGAAAGCCGCACTCACAAGTCCAGGGGGTAGAAGAAGAGAACCAGGTATTTCCCCTTGTAATCATCCAGGCTCAGCTCCTTGAACTCTCCGTTCACGACGGCCGTTCCCTTGAAGGCCGGGGCGTGCTGGGTCACCGCCACGGCGAACCGCGAGGAGCCTGCGGAGGGGAGAACGCAGAGCtgcgggccgggcccgggggcgCTCCCGGGGCGCCTTCCCCGGCCGCCCTCCCGCACTTACCGAGGCTGAAGGGGCGACGGGCGCAGGCCGGGGGCCATGCCGTGCCTCTCCTCCCGGCGGCGGCAGCCAGGGGcacctgcggggacagggagggtcaggcggcggcggggccgggcgggcaggCCGGCGGGCGGGCCCTCACTCACCGCGGCGCGGAGCAGCCTCCCCAGCGCGGCGGCCATGTCGagcggcgggcggagcgggcggagcggggcggagCGCCGGGGGCGGGAACCCCGGAGGAGCCGTGAGGGACGCACCGGAATCACGGAATCGATCCGGTTGGGAAAGGCTTCTCGGATCATGGAGTCCGACCTATGGTCGGACACCACCGGGCAGCCAGACCATGGCACGGAGGGCCATGTCCAGTCTGTCCTTGAAGGCCTGCAGTGACcgtgactccaccacctccctgggcagcccattccaatgtctaaCCACCCTTTCTGCGAAGCAgttcttcctaatgtccaacctaaacctccctacg
This genomic interval carries:
- the PRDX3 gene encoding thioredoxin-dependent peroxide reductase, mitochondrial, translated to MAAALGRLLRAAVPLAAAAGRRGTAWPPACARRPFSLGSSRFAVAVTQHAPAFKGTAVVNGEFKELSLDDYKGKYLVLFFYPLDFTFVCPTEIVAFSNKAKEFRDVNCEVVAVSVDSHFTHLAWINTPRRSGGLGKMNIPVLSDLTKEISRSYGVLLEGPGIALRGLFIIDPNGIIKHLSVNDLPVGRSVDETLRLVKAFQFVETHGEVCPADWIPNSPTIKPSPEGSKEYFEKVHY